A region from the Polaribacter sp. Hel1_33_78 genome encodes:
- a CDS encoding LuxR C-terminal-related transcriptional regulator, producing the protein MKNDFGKYTREIVSDIPFDSNDPEYQKCKEKVPQFTGQAIYVYSFVKNRMLYAHGWDEILGYKDEEITLLKLIRLTSERHSNFSNEFTDKALQYIKNIKVDLDKYSFTIELEKIHKNGEIIPLFSRAGIHKSKNGTILEIIGISERIHSRKLGNIMQYAAFGPITSLFEESLNEQLFNELGISRKEKEALELAAKGYAFKEIANKLKVSQSAIEKRIIPLYKRFNVKSLPHLISFAHDNHIL; encoded by the coding sequence ATGAAAAATGATTTTGGAAAATATACTAGAGAAATAGTTTCAGATATACCATTTGATTCCAATGACCCTGAATACCAAAAATGTAAAGAAAAAGTACCACAATTTACTGGACAAGCCATTTATGTATACTCTTTTGTAAAAAATAGAATGTTATATGCTCATGGTTGGGATGAAATATTAGGTTATAAAGATGAAGAAATTACGCTTTTAAAACTTATTCGTCTAACTTCCGAAAGACATTCTAATTTTTCTAACGAATTTACAGACAAGGCATTACAATATATAAAAAATATTAAAGTAGATTTAGACAAATATAGTTTTACAATTGAACTTGAAAAAATTCATAAAAACGGAGAAATTATACCGTTATTTTCTAGAGCGGGCATTCATAAATCTAAAAATGGCACTATTTTAGAAATAATTGGAATTTCAGAAAGAATTCACTCTAGAAAATTGGGTAACATCATGCAATATGCAGCCTTTGGTCCAATAACATCTTTATTCGAAGAGTCTCTTAATGAGCAATTATTCAATGAATTGGGAATTTCAAGAAAAGAAAAGGAAGCTTTAGAATTAGCAGCTAAAGGATACGCCTTTAAAGAAATTGCCAATAAATTAAAGGTTAGTCAATCCGCTATCGAAAAAAGAATTATTCCGCTATACAAGAGATTTAATGTAAAGAGCTTACCACACCTTATAAGTTTTGCTCATGACAACCATATTTTATAA
- the asnS gene encoding asparagine--tRNA ligase — protein MKEKNVAEILNSDLVLQEVELKGWVRTFRSNRFIALNDGSTIKNIQCVIDFENTSEETLKRITTGAAICVKGTLVESQGRGQTFEVQVSEIKILGDSNPDEYPIQPKKHSFEFLRENAHLRVRTNTFSAVMRVRSKLSFAVHKYFQENGFNYVNTPIVTGSDAEGAGEMFRVTTFEDNKAPLTEDGKIDYSKDFFGKETNLTVSGQLEAETFAMSLGKAYTFGPTFRAENSNTTRHLAEFWMIEPEVAFMDLDGNMDLAEDFIKYVINDILENCKDDLAFLDQRLTQEEKSKPQAERSELNLLEKLRFVADNNFKRVSYTEAIDILRNCKPNKKKKFQFPINEWGADLQSEHERFLVEKHFKCPVILFDYPADIKAFYMRLNDDGKTVRAMDVLFPGIGEIVGGSQREERYDVLIEKMKALNIEEDELWWYLDLRKFGSAVHSGFGLGFERLVQFVTGMSNIRDVIPFPRTPQNADF, from the coding sequence ATGAAAGAGAAAAACGTTGCCGAAATTTTAAACTCGGATTTAGTTTTACAAGAAGTAGAGTTAAAAGGTTGGGTAAGAACCTTTAGAAGCAACCGTTTCATTGCTCTAAATGATGGTTCTACAATAAAAAACATACAATGTGTTATCGACTTTGAAAACACCTCAGAAGAAACTTTAAAAAGAATAACAACTGGCGCGGCAATATGTGTAAAAGGAACTTTAGTTGAAAGTCAAGGAAGAGGCCAAACTTTTGAAGTTCAAGTTTCTGAAATTAAAATACTTGGAGACTCTAATCCTGACGAATATCCAATACAACCTAAAAAACATAGCTTCGAATTTTTAAGAGAAAATGCTCATTTAAGAGTTAGAACAAACACATTTAGTGCCGTAATGCGTGTGCGATCTAAATTATCTTTTGCTGTCCATAAATATTTTCAAGAAAATGGTTTTAACTACGTAAACACACCAATAGTAACTGGTTCTGATGCTGAAGGTGCAGGAGAAATGTTTAGGGTTACTACTTTTGAAGACAACAAAGCACCATTAACTGAAGATGGCAAAATTGATTATTCAAAAGACTTTTTTGGCAAGGAAACAAATTTAACAGTTTCCGGACAGTTAGAAGCAGAAACTTTTGCAATGTCTTTAGGGAAAGCTTATACCTTTGGTCCAACATTTAGGGCAGAAAACTCGAATACAACTCGTCATTTAGCAGAATTTTGGATGATTGAGCCAGAAGTTGCTTTCATGGATTTAGATGGGAATATGGATTTGGCTGAAGATTTCATTAAATATGTAATTAATGATATTTTAGAAAACTGTAAAGATGATTTGGCTTTTTTAGACCAGCGTTTAACACAAGAAGAAAAAAGTAAACCTCAAGCTGAAAGAAGTGAATTAAATCTATTAGAAAAATTACGTTTTGTAGCAGACAATAATTTTAAACGTGTTTCTTACACGGAAGCTATCGATATTTTAAGAAATTGTAAACCCAATAAAAAGAAAAAATTTCAGTTTCCAATTAATGAGTGGGGCGCAGATCTACAATCAGAACACGAGCGTTTTTTAGTTGAAAAACACTTTAAATGTCCTGTAATTTTATTTGATTATCCAGCAGATATCAAAGCCTTTTATATGCGCTTAAATGATGATGGAAAAACGGTTAGAGCTATGGATGTTTTGTTTCCCGGAATTGGAGAAATTGTAGGCGGAAGTCAAAGAGAAGAACGTTACGATGTTTTAATTGAAAAAATGAAAGCTCTTAATATTGAAGAGGATGAACTTTGGTGGTATTTAGATTTACGTAAATTCGGATCTGCTGTGCATTCTGGTTTTGGTTTAGGTTTTGAGCGTTTGGTTCAATTTGTTACAGGAATGAGTAATATTAGGGATGTAATTCCTTTTCCAAGGACACCTCAAAATGCGGATTTTTAA
- the rpoN gene encoding RNA polymerase factor sigma-54, whose translation MLKQSLQYKLLQKLSPQQIQLMKLIQLPTQAFEERLKQEIEENPALDTGKEESDAIDDDLSNEYEDAGNEKIEADDINIDEYLSDDDIPSYKTQANNYSADDEEKNVPYAAGTTFHQSLKNQLNTFRLDEEERVIAEFLVGSIDDSGYIRREIIDLVDDLAFTANVFTTEEKVITILTKVVHSLDPVGVGARDLKECLIIQLKAKEKNKIRSLSIGILEDAFDHFVKKHYQKLQEKFNISEEILKEVNTEISKLNPKPGSSYAGNNKIAEQIVPDFSIKILEGELDLTLNSRNAPELHISREYNNMLKGYQESTVKSKSQKDAVFFIKQKLDSAKWFIDAIKQRQQTLLITMNTIMQYQHDYFLTGDERKLKPMILKDIADKINMDVSTVSRVANSKFVSTPYGTKLIKEFFSESMKNDQGEDVSTKEIKKILETVIHEEDKRKPLTDEKLSVILKEKGYPIARRTIAKYREQLELPVARLRKEI comes from the coding sequence ATGCTAAAGCAGAGCTTACAATACAAACTATTACAAAAATTATCTCCTCAACAAATTCAGTTGATGAAACTAATTCAGTTGCCTACGCAAGCTTTTGAAGAACGTTTAAAACAAGAAATTGAAGAAAACCCAGCTTTAGATACTGGTAAAGAAGAATCAGATGCTATAGATGATGATCTATCGAATGAATATGAGGACGCTGGAAATGAAAAAATTGAAGCCGACGACATAAACATTGATGAGTATTTAAGTGATGATGACATACCTAGTTACAAAACACAAGCTAACAATTATTCAGCAGATGATGAAGAAAAAAACGTTCCTTATGCAGCAGGAACAACTTTTCATCAATCTTTAAAAAATCAATTAAATACCTTTAGGTTAGATGAAGAAGAACGTGTAATTGCAGAATTTCTTGTAGGTAGCATTGATGATAGTGGTTATATTAGAAGAGAAATTATTGACTTAGTGGATGACTTAGCTTTTACGGCGAATGTATTTACAACTGAAGAAAAAGTAATTACAATATTAACCAAAGTAGTTCACAGTTTAGATCCTGTTGGTGTTGGAGCCAGGGATCTCAAAGAGTGTTTGATAATTCAATTAAAAGCGAAAGAAAAAAATAAAATTAGAAGTTTATCAATCGGCATTTTAGAAGATGCTTTTGATCACTTTGTAAAAAAGCACTATCAAAAGCTCCAAGAAAAATTCAATATTTCAGAAGAAATCCTGAAAGAGGTAAATACTGAAATTTCAAAATTAAACCCAAAACCTGGAAGTTCTTATGCAGGTAATAACAAAATAGCAGAGCAAATTGTTCCTGATTTTTCTATTAAAATTTTAGAAGGTGAATTAGATTTAACATTAAACTCAAGAAACGCTCCAGAACTGCATATCTCTAGAGAATATAATAACATGCTAAAAGGGTATCAAGAATCTACTGTCAAAAGTAAATCTCAAAAAGATGCTGTCTTTTTTATCAAACAAAAACTAGATTCTGCAAAGTGGTTTATAGATGCCATCAAACAGCGTCAGCAGACCTTATTAATCACTATGAATACGATTATGCAGTATCAACATGATTATTTTTTAACTGGTGATGAACGCAAATTAAAACCTATGATTTTAAAAGATATTGCTGATAAAATTAACATGGATGTGTCAACGGTGTCTAGAGTCGCTAACAGCAAATTTGTATCTACTCCTTATGGAACAAAATTAATTAAAGAGTTCTTTTCTGAATCAATGAAAAATGATCAAGGGGAAGATGTTTCAACAAAAGAAATTAAAAAAATATTAGAAACTGTTATACACGAAGAAGATAAAAGAAAACCTTTAACAGATGAGAAATTATCTGTAATTTTAAAAGAAAAAGGATATCCAATTGCAAGAAGAACTATTGCTAAATATCGTGAGCAATTAGAGCTGCCTGTGGCTCGACTACGTAAAGAAATATAG
- a CDS encoding porin family protein, translating into MNRLVYLIFCVLSASQIYAQKDSLQLGDNYAEDQIYASISYAQFFKQPLGVSKSGFSYSISTGFMKDVILNQKGSFSFAVGVGYGFDFFNHNIEVREINDETIFATAVGTSSNTFKSHNLEFPFELRWRTSNAIKYDFWRIYAGVKFLYNMSHKFGFIEDNKSFSYKNLSAFSKLQYGLTLSAGYDVFNINIFYGLTPIFDSAEPAMDTSVLKFGLIFYIL; encoded by the coding sequence ATGAATAGATTAGTTTACTTAATATTTTGTGTGCTGAGCGCTTCTCAGATATATGCGCAAAAAGACTCTTTGCAATTAGGAGATAACTATGCTGAAGACCAGATTTACGCCTCTATATCGTATGCTCAATTCTTTAAACAGCCCTTAGGAGTCTCTAAAAGTGGTTTCTCTTATAGCATCTCCACTGGTTTTATGAAGGATGTTATTTTGAATCAAAAAGGAAGCTTTTCTTTTGCAGTAGGTGTTGGGTATGGCTTTGATTTTTTTAATCACAACATCGAAGTTCGAGAAATTAATGATGAAACTATTTTTGCTACTGCTGTTGGAACTAGTTCTAATACATTCAAATCTCACAATTTAGAGTTCCCATTTGAGTTGAGATGGCGCACATCAAACGCAATAAAGTATGATTTTTGGCGAATTTATGCAGGTGTTAAGTTTTTATATAACATGTCTCATAAGTTCGGTTTTATTGAAGACAATAAAAGTTTTAGTTATAAAAATTTGAGTGCATTCAGTAAACTTCAGTATGGATTAACCCTTTCTGCGGGTTATGATGTATTCAATATTAATATATTTTATGGGTTAACACCTATTTTTGATAGCGCAGAACCGGCCATGGATACGAGTGTTTTAAAGTTTGGTTTGATATTTTATATCTTATAA
- a CDS encoding biopolymer transporter ExbD, which produces MSKFRKKKKGMPAVNTAALPDIVFMLLFFFMVTTTMRETDLRIENPRLPSASEVKKLEHKSLVCTIYVGKSKDASKHGVGYNKIQLNDKIASADQVPAFIINARSKVSEAEVPFMTTSIKADKESNVGTITDIRLKLRDVNALKISYSASKGAGN; this is translated from the coding sequence ATGTCTAAATTTAGAAAGAAGAAAAAGGGAATGCCAGCTGTAAATACAGCAGCCTTGCCAGATATCGTTTTTATGTTGTTATTCTTCTTCATGGTAACTACTACTATGAGAGAGACAGACTTAAGAATTGAAAATCCTAGATTACCGAGTGCATCTGAAGTTAAAAAATTAGAGCATAAGAGTTTAGTTTGTACTATTTATGTTGGGAAATCAAAAGATGCTAGCAAGCATGGGGTTGGTTATAATAAAATTCAGTTAAATGACAAGATTGCTTCGGCTGATCAGGTTCCTGCTTTCATTATTAATGCAAGATCGAAAGTTTCTGAAGCGGAGGTTCCATTTATGACAACTTCAATCAAAGCGGATAAAGAATCCAATGTAGGTACAATTACAGATATTAGATTGAAATTAAGAGATGTAAATGCACTTAAAATTAGTTATTCAGCTTCGAAGGGTGCGGGTAATTAA
- a CDS encoding biopolymer transporter ExbD, with product MARRENPEINAGSMADIAFLLLIFFLVTTTMNVDSGVSKKLSEKPPADYVPPVIKEKNIFEVNINRNNELLVEGERMDVKDIKEAAIKFIDNGGGLGKPGEDGSPGEPCDYCEGDRSDSSSDHPNKAIISVQSDRGTEYGTYIKVQNELLRAYTVLRNRLCTKRYKMSFDELEETYKDNKSNEDLKKKVEDIKKSYPQIISDAEPTS from the coding sequence ATGGCAAGAAGAGAAAATCCAGAAATTAATGCAGGTTCTATGGCAGATATAGCCTTTCTGTTATTAATTTTCTTCTTAGTAACAACTACTATGAATGTAGATTCAGGTGTGTCTAAGAAGCTGTCAGAAAAGCCACCAGCAGATTACGTTCCACCTGTAATTAAAGAGAAGAATATTTTTGAGGTTAATATTAACAGAAATAATGAACTTCTTGTTGAAGGAGAGCGTATGGATGTGAAAGATATCAAAGAAGCTGCTATAAAATTTATAGATAACGGAGGTGGTCTAGGAAAACCTGGTGAAGATGGTTCTCCTGGTGAACCTTGTGACTATTGTGAAGGAGATAGAAGTGACTCTTCCTCAGATCATCCAAATAAAGCAATTATATCTGTTCAAAGTGATAGGGGTACTGAATATGGTACTTATATTAAAGTACAGAATGAGCTTTTAAGAGCCTATACAGTTCTTAGAAATAGATTGTGTACAAAGCGTTATAAGATGTCGTTTGATGAACTAGAAGAAACTTACAAGGACAATAAAAGTAACGAAGATTTAAAGAAAAAAGTTGAAGATATTAAGAAATCATATCCTCAAATTATTTCTGATGCGGAACCAACATCGTAA
- a CDS encoding MotA/TolQ/ExbB proton channel family protein has protein sequence MKKVVNVLSVTGFMFFGAIQSTFAQEAATEAQTFHQVLKQNFIDGGPGFMGIVLVALILGLAISIERIIYLNMATTNTKKLLANVDDALSSGGVEAAKEVCRNTKGPVASIFYQGLDRVDEGVEEAEKAVVSYGGVQMGQLEKNVSWISLFIALAPMLGFMGTVIGMIGAFNDIAVANDISPAVVAGGIKIALLTTVFGLIVAIILQIFYNYIVAKIDSIVNNMEDASISLVDLLVKYKK, from the coding sequence ATGAAAAAAGTAGTAAATGTCTTATCTGTAACAGGATTTATGTTTTTTGGAGCTATTCAATCAACTTTCGCTCAAGAAGCAGCAACAGAAGCGCAAACTTTTCACCAAGTTTTAAAGCAAAACTTTATCGATGGTGGTCCAGGATTTATGGGAATTGTATTAGTAGCATTAATTTTAGGATTAGCTATTTCCATTGAAAGAATTATTTATTTAAACATGGCAACGACAAATACTAAAAAGTTGTTAGCAAATGTAGATGATGCTTTAAGCTCTGGTGGAGTAGAAGCTGCTAAAGAAGTTTGTAGAAATACAAAAGGACCAGTTGCTTCAATTTTTTATCAAGGTCTTGATAGAGTAGATGAAGGCGTAGAAGAAGCTGAAAAAGCAGTTGTTTCTTACGGTGGTGTTCAAATGGGTCAATTAGAGAAAAACGTTTCATGGATTTCTTTATTTATTGCATTAGCACCAATGCTTGGTTTTATGGGTACTGTAATTGGTATGATTGGAGCCTTTAATGACATTGCTGTCGCAAATGATATTTCTCCAGCAGTAGTTGCAGGAGGTATTAAAATAGCTTTATTAACAACTGTATTTGGTCTTATTGTGGCTATTATTCTTCAGATTTTTTATAACTATATCGTTGCAAAAATCGATAGTATTGTAAATAATATGGAAGACGCGTCTATCTCTTTGGTAGATTTATTAGTAAAGTATAAAAAATAA
- a CDS encoding asparaginase: MTNKPNILLVYTGGTIGMIKDYQTNALKAFDFSQIVENIPELEQLSCNIKTISFDEPIDSSNMNTRFYIDIVEIIEENYKNFDGFVILTGSDTMSYTSSAISFMIENLQKPIIFTGSQLPIGDLRTDAKENLITSIEIACARKQDKPIISEVCLYFEYKLYRANRTTKINAEQFEAFASMNYPPLAESGVHLSFSEHYIYKPLKDKKELIIRKKLITDVLILKLFPGITEKVVKSMLSIDGLKGVVLETYGSGNAPDETWFVTLLKEAIFKDIRIINVTQCNGGHVNQGHYETSVALKQIGVVNGKDITTESAIAKLMYLLSEDLSEEEFKSYFEKSLRGEIS, encoded by the coding sequence ATGACAAACAAACCTAATATATTACTTGTATACACTGGCGGTACTATCGGCATGATCAAAGACTATCAAACAAACGCTTTAAAGGCTTTTGATTTTAGTCAGATTGTAGAAAATATTCCTGAATTGGAGCAATTAAGCTGTAATATAAAAACCATTTCTTTTGATGAACCCATAGATTCATCAAACATGAATACAAGGTTTTATATAGATATTGTTGAGATTATTGAAGAGAATTATAAAAATTTTGATGGTTTTGTAATATTAACAGGTTCAGATACTATGTCATATACGTCTTCTGCCATTAGTTTTATGATTGAAAATTTACAAAAACCAATCATATTCACAGGTTCTCAATTGCCAATTGGTGATTTACGAACAGATGCGAAAGAAAACTTAATTACTTCAATAGAAATAGCTTGTGCTAGAAAACAAGACAAGCCAATAATTTCTGAAGTATGCTTGTATTTTGAGTATAAGTTATATAGAGCAAACAGAACTACCAAGATTAATGCAGAACAGTTTGAAGCCTTTGCCTCTATGAATTATCCTCCTCTAGCAGAAAGTGGAGTTCATCTTAGTTTTAGTGAACATTATATTTACAAACCTTTAAAAGACAAAAAGGAATTGATAATAAGAAAAAAACTAATAACAGATGTTTTAATATTGAAACTTTTTCCGGGAATAACAGAGAAAGTTGTAAAAAGTATGTTGAGCATAGATGGTCTAAAAGGTGTGGTCTTAGAAACTTATGGATCAGGGAATGCGCCCGATGAAACTTGGTTTGTTACCTTGCTGAAAGAGGCAATATTTAAAGATATTAGAATTATTAATGTTACACAATGTAATGGAGGACATGTAAATCAAGGTCATTATGAAACGAGTGTAGCTTTAAAACAAATAGGTGTTGTCAATGGAAAAGATATAACAACTGAATCGGCGATTGCAAAATTAATGTACTTATTAAGTGAAGATTTATCCGAGGAAGAATTTAAGTCTTACTTTGAAAAATCATTAAGAGGAGAAATTTCTTAG
- a CDS encoding zinc metallopeptidase: MMGFYILIGAISLVSWLVSNKLKSKFKKYSKVQLRNGMSGAEIAEKMLSDNGIYDVKVISTPGRLTDHYNPKDKTVNLSESVYNQRNAAAAAVAAHECGHAVQHAKAYSYLTMRSQLVPIVSITSKFSQWLVIGGIILGAASGATGIGFYIAILGLIFMGFATLFSFITLPVEYDASNRALAWLQNKNMVSQQELAGATDALKWAARTYLVAALGSLAMLLYWAMQILGGRD; the protein is encoded by the coding sequence ATGATGGGATTCTATATTTTAATTGGTGCTATTTCTTTAGTAAGCTGGTTGGTTAGTAATAAATTGAAAAGTAAATTTAAAAAATATTCCAAAGTTCAGTTAAGAAATGGAATGAGTGGAGCAGAAATTGCAGAAAAAATGCTTTCTGACAATGGAATTTATGATGTAAAAGTAATTTCTACTCCTGGTAGATTAACAGATCATTACAACCCAAAAGATAAAACAGTTAATTTAAGTGAGTCTGTTTACAACCAAAGAAACGCAGCAGCAGCAGCAGTTGCTGCTCATGAATGCGGCCATGCAGTGCAACACGCAAAAGCATACAGTTATTTAACAATGCGTTCTCAATTAGTACCAATCGTGAGTATTACCTCTAAATTTTCGCAATGGTTAGTAATCGGAGGAATCATTTTAGGTGCCGCTTCTGGTGCAACAGGAATTGGGTTTTATATCGCCATTTTAGGTTTAATTTTTATGGGCTTTGCAACATTGTTTAGTTTCATAACACTTCCTGTAGAATATGATGCCAGTAATAGAGCTTTAGCTTGGTTACAAAACAAAAACATGGTTTCTCAACAGGAATTAGCAGGTGCAACCGATGCTTTAAAATGGGCTGCAAGAACTTATTTAGTTGCTGCCCTTGGGTCTTTAGCAATGTTATTATATTGGGCGATGCAAATTTTAGGAGGGAGAGATTAA
- the lepA gene encoding translation elongation factor 4, translating into MKNIRNFCIIAHIDHGKSTLADRLLEYTGSVSDREKKDQLLDNMDLERERGITIKSHAIQMDFEHKGEKFILNLIDTPGHVDFSYEVSRSIAACEGALLIVDAAQSIQAQTISNLYLALENDLEIIPILNKVDLPSANPEEVTDDIVDLLGCDAEEVIHASGKTGFGVDNILEAIIDRIPAPQGDPDGPLQALIFDSVYNSYRGIETYFRVLNGEIKKGQEIKFLATGKNYFADEVGTLKLEQVVKKSVKTGDVGYLITGIKTAKEVKVGDTITDAANPTTETIDGFEDVKPMVFAGIYPVDTEDYEELRYSMEKLQLNDASLVFQPESSAALGFGFRCGFLGMLHMEIIQERLEREFNMTVITTVPNVSYHAYTKKNPDELILLNNPTDLPDPSRLDRVEEPFIKASIITKSDFVGQVMSLCIEKRGQITNQTYLTTQRVELIFEMPLAEIVFDFYDRLKTVSKGYASFDYHPIGMKESKLVRVDILLNGSPVDALSALLHADNAYTIGKKIVEKLKQLIPRQQFDIPIQAAIGAKIIARETTKALRKDVTAKCYGGDISRKRKLLEKQKKGKKRMRQVGNVEIPQEAFMAVLKLND; encoded by the coding sequence ATGAAGAACATTAGGAACTTTTGCATTATCGCGCATATAGATCATGGTAAAAGTACATTAGCAGATAGATTGTTAGAATATACTGGTTCTGTATCAGATCGTGAAAAGAAAGATCAGCTATTAGATAATATGGATTTGGAACGTGAACGTGGGATTACCATAAAATCACATGCTATTCAAATGGATTTTGAACATAAAGGAGAAAAATTCATTTTAAATTTAATAGATACGCCAGGTCACGTCGATTTCTCTTACGAAGTTTCTCGTTCCATAGCAGCTTGTGAAGGTGCTTTACTTATAGTAGATGCTGCACAAAGCATACAGGCGCAAACAATTTCTAACTTATATTTAGCTTTAGAGAATGATTTAGAAATTATCCCTATTTTAAATAAAGTAGATTTACCTTCTGCGAATCCAGAAGAGGTAACTGATGATATTGTAGATTTATTAGGCTGTGATGCAGAAGAAGTAATTCACGCAAGCGGTAAAACAGGTTTTGGAGTAGATAATATTTTAGAGGCTATCATTGATAGAATACCAGCACCTCAAGGAGATCCGGATGGACCATTACAAGCCTTAATTTTCGATTCAGTTTACAATTCTTATAGAGGGATTGAAACGTATTTTAGAGTTTTAAACGGTGAAATAAAGAAAGGACAAGAGATAAAGTTTTTGGCAACGGGCAAAAATTATTTTGCTGATGAAGTTGGAACTTTAAAACTGGAACAGGTTGTGAAAAAATCTGTTAAAACTGGCGATGTAGGTTATTTAATTACGGGTATCAAAACGGCAAAAGAAGTAAAAGTGGGAGATACAATTACAGATGCAGCAAATCCGACAACCGAGACAATTGATGGTTTTGAAGATGTAAAACCAATGGTTTTTGCAGGTATTTATCCTGTAGACACCGAAGATTATGAAGAGTTGCGTTATTCTATGGAAAAATTGCAATTAAATGACGCCTCTTTAGTATTTCAACCAGAAAGTTCTGCAGCCTTAGGTTTTGGTTTTAGATGTGGATTCTTAGGAATGTTACACATGGAAATTATTCAAGAACGTTTAGAGCGTGAGTTTAACATGACAGTAATTACAACTGTGCCAAACGTTTCTTATCATGCGTACACAAAGAAAAATCCAGATGAGTTAATATTGCTTAATAACCCTACAGATTTGCCAGATCCATCAAGATTAGATAGGGTGGAAGAACCTTTTATTAAAGCATCAATTATTACAAAGTCAGATTTTGTTGGTCAAGTAATGAGTTTGTGTATAGAAAAACGTGGTCAAATTACAAATCAAACTTATTTAACAACCCAAAGAGTAGAATTAATTTTTGAAATGCCATTAGCAGAAATTGTTTTTGACTTTTACGATCGTTTAAAAACGGTTTCTAAAGGATATGCATCTTTTGATTATCATCCAATAGGTATGAAAGAATCTAAATTGGTAAGAGTAGATATTCTATTAAATGGTTCGCCAGTAGATGCACTTTCTGCCCTATTACATGCAGATAATGCCTATACAATTGGTAAAAAAATTGTTGAGAAATTAAAGCAGTTAATACCAAGACAACAGTTCGATATTCCTATTCAGGCCGCAATTGGAGCAAAAATTATTGCAAGAGAAACTACAAAAGCCTTGCGTAAAGATGTTACTGCAAAGTGTTATGGTGGAGATATTTCTCGTAAGCGTAAATTATTAGAAAAACAGAAAAAAGGTAAGAAAAGAATGCGTCAAGTTGGTAATGTAGAAATTCCGCAAGAAGCATTTATGGCTGTTTTAAAGTTGAATGATTAA
- a CDS encoding EF-hand domain-containing protein — MGAKESILRKIRILITNQFDTPEEAFSFFDSDKDGRLKVSEIKRLLKDAEVNGFLRGIVASELLKGYDNSGDDTINWEEFKIAISELERDL; from the coding sequence ATGGGAGCAAAAGAGAGTATTTTAAGAAAAATTAGAATTTTAATTACAAATCAATTTGATACACCAGAAGAAGCTTTTAGTTTTTTTGATTCAGATAAAGATGGTAGATTAAAAGTTTCTGAAATAAAAAGGTTGTTAAAAGATGCTGAAGTAAATGGCTTTTTAAGAGGTATAGTTGCCAGCGAGTTATTAAAAGGATATGATAATTCTGGTGATGATACTATTAATTGGGAAGAGTTTAAAATAGCTATTTCAGAGCTAGAAAGAGATTTATAA